A DNA window from Oryzias latipes chromosome 5, ASM223467v1 contains the following coding sequences:
- the bloc1s1 gene encoding biogenesis of lysosome-related organelles complex 1 subunit 1: protein MLSRLLKEHQVKQNERKELQERRRREAIAAATCLTESLVDHLNVGVAQAYVNQRKLDHEVKTLQVQAGQFSKQTAQWIGMVEGFNQALKEIGDVENWARSIEMDMRTIATALEYVHKGHLQSAGS, encoded by the exons ATGCTGTCCCGACTACTAAAAGAACATCAGGTGAAGCAGAATGAGCGGAAAGAGTTACAAG AGAGGCGAAGACGAGAAGCCATCGCTGCAGCCACATGTCTGACCGAATCCCTGGTGGACCATCTGAACGTTGG agtGGCACAAGCATATGTAAACCAACGTAAGCTGGACCACGAGGTGAAAACACTCCAAGTGCAAGCAGGCCAATTCTCCAAGCAAACTGCTCAGTGGATCGGCATGGTCGAGGGTTTTAACCAGGCTTTAAAG gaAATTGGGGATGTGGAGAACTGGGCCCGCAGTATTGAGATGGATATGAGAACGATTGCCACCGCTCTGGAGTATGTGCACAAAGGCCACCTCCAGTCTGCTGGCTCATAG